The sequence GATAAATACTTCACAACCTCCCTGAACTATTTTATAACTTTAAATGAAgaaacatttgatttttttatgaacccccccccccccctgtgGTTGTTTTGCTACAGTAATGGACactgaataatattattattttttttcccctcactAAAAATTTCAGGAACAGGTAAGAAGTGGTGATGCCAGTGCAACCGAGTATTTTGAACTTGGCGCGGTGATGCTGAGGAGGAAATTTTATCCAGCTGCTACTAAGTATTTGCTTCAGGCAATTGAGAAATGGGATGGAGATGATCAAGATCGTGCCCAGGTATGATATCTTGGACCTTTAAATATCCCTTTGTTTCAACTCTTTTCTCTAGGAGGCTGTGTGGACTGTTATAACTGTAggtatctttttttgtttttttgttttgctaaggTAGTAGACAGGATTGTAATTATATTACAGATAGAAGCAATGTGGTCTTATTATTGTAAGATTCTTTTGTGGATGTagattgtgtttgtgtgttgtCTTAAAATTGCTTATAATTAAAATCTAGCATTCTAACAACTGGCCTTTTAGACTAAGCGGTATCTTTCTTAAGGAGGTGAGGAGATCTGGGTTTGACTTATTATGTGTGCCATTATAGTATCTGGAATTCGGGAATCTTCTAttatttggtgaaaaaaaaaggaacaaaataaaGATCATATTTTAAACAATGGGGTTCATGAATTGGATATTGAGTTTTCAATTTTGATGGACATAGTTGTATGTTAGTGATTAATGCAAGAGGCAATTCATTTTGATAATATAGGTTAATAAGATTTTCTCCTTATTAGATCTTCAACAtgcaataataaatttatttctacGTCTTGTCTGTGACCTATcttataacacaaaatttatttatttatttgataagtaagaaagaacacaatttatttattctgaTTTGCTTCATTCCCATAAAACTAGGTCTTGTTTGGTGGTCTGTGTATAAGTTATGGGATTGGATTGGATCAAATGGGATATTGGATATCCTCTGTGTTTGGAGCAAACCTGGATTAGattgaagagagaagaaaattttgtgtaTCTTACTGCTACTTAGGTTGTCATTGATCTTCAAAATTATTGACTTTGCCACCTACCAACTATTACCAATCATTGCTTACCCACCAGAGAACTGCCATCACCTTATCATCCAAACTCTTCAAACTTTATCCACTAACTGTTAAAAACCCGCTCAATCTTCACTCTCAATAGAAGGTGAGGTCGGGGGTTGAAGGTTCACTTGGTACGTATATAGAtaccaaataattaaaaaaaaaaaaaaaaaaaaaaaaaaaaaaaaaaaacccttcaccATAATGCCTCATTGCCAAAAGTGTCCCAACTgcaaccaaacccacaaaatcaTATCAAATGAAATTAGAAGGGGGGAAAACCAGTGACCATATGGACGATGACATAAGATGACTCCCCAACCAATGACCTTATGGATGGAGCCTACTACTAGTTGGGCCTAAGGTCTAATCATTTAATTTCTAGGATTAGTTACTTAATAAAAgtgttaacattttttttcctaattggttTAGGAATTTAAATCCTTTTGTACTAggttaattgaattaatataaTTGGTTAGATTTGTTTCATTTCTTGACTAGGATAATAAATTTAGAACTCTATTTAAAGAACTTagaatttagttttgtttatagtTTGATTGAGtagtaaaatgtttttttttttttttgggtgtttttccTTCAATAGCTTGGTGTTCATTCCAGGCAACCCTAGTTATTGattcctaaattttgttttcacttgcTTGGTGTTGATTCCAAGTACGTCTAGGTGCTGATTCCAAggcttatttatatatatgtattttttttatcttttgtttattCCCAAAttccttgaaaattttgtacTGCATCAATGCCACTATTTTGGCTTGTTTATTGATTCATTGATTCAAGTACAGCATCTTATAAAGGCAAATAAAACACATCTAAGCATGCTAGCCTACTCACATGCATTAaattagcaaaagaaaaatgcaaatgtATGGCTTATTGCACAAGCacttcaaagaagaaaacacaGAGTGCTTCAATTAGATTCTCTGGCGTACTGCAATTCAAATATATCATTTAATTTATCTTGGattaaattgtaaattgtatttagcggagaaaaaaaaaaaattgtaaattgtaTATTACTACATGTAAAATGGTATTAGTTATAAAGCACAACAAGCTGAATTCAACAAATAGCAAATTTATATGAATGATAAggatttcattaataaaaaaatcagagaaCAACTCCTGCTGAGCAGAAAACAAAGCTCCAAAGGGAGGCACACAGAATGtacaaacaaaagaaaccaaatacaaaaacgCCAGGAAGAACCACAGAGGGCACCTTAGCATttacatcaaaataaaaaaaaactagatccAATTTAGCAAATTGAGTACATCAAGTAGGCAAAACACAGGTAGGTGTTATCCACATATTGTACATCACAAACAACAAATTAATCTTGCCTAAAGAGTGGATCATTAACATGGTTCCTTGTATCAAGCagattgtttattttattacattttccatttatttagGTATTGATTAAGACTTTAGATTCCTTATGTGTTAGGCTGCATATGCTAATGTGATAAATGAAACCTGTCATTTTTTTTCAGGGTTTACATGCTTTTAAAAATTGGCATATAGTTGTAGCTCTCCTACAGTTCTTTCTTAAAGCTAGTAAGTTGGAACCTGGCTGATTTTCATTTTGACCTATCAAATATTTGTATAGGCTTACAATGCGCTAGGGGTCTGTTATGTACGTGATGGGAAGCTTGACAAGGGAATTAAACAATTCGAAACAGCTGTGAGGATTCAGCCAGGCTATGTCACAGCTTGGAACAACCTTGGTGATGCCtatgagaagaagaaagagtacaATTCTGCTCTCAAAGCATTTGAAGAAGTGCTGCTTTTTGACCCTAACAATAAGGTGGCACGGCCTCGACGAGATGCTTTGAAGGACCGTGCAAAAATGTATAAAGGAGTTTCTGTGAAATCAAAGGACAGATGATTTGACTGAGGATTTCATGCAGCATGTATTAATTCTAACAATGATCTATGGCTAACGAGCATATTCATGTGTCAAGAACCTCATTTTGGTTGGCATGGCATAGAGCTTTCGATAAACAGTGAGCAGATGTTCCATGGTTTGAATGGATTTTACTTATGAGGGCCTCTGAATGAATCATCccaatttgttttttctattttttgtaaTGCCTAAGAAgagtatttgttttttattgcaCTTTGAAACACGTTTTTGAATGTTTATGATTTGTATGACATGACCCCCATTATAtgtattattgtaattttaatcattatcttatcttatttttatttgtttggtaaAATAAAGTCTTTGTgtgtttattattttactttttatcaaAAACTTATTGAACAACTCTCATAAATAATTCATGCTATGCAGGCGAGTCGTCGGAATAATAGTGTGCTTGGGAAAaggttaaaaaacaaaaaaaaaacaaaaaagcaaaattaaattGGTTTTGCTTTCTCAACTGTTTTGcaaataatctaatttttagcattttagaaaataaactagcttttaactttttgtcacacatttaaataaaaattatcaagaactatattttttttaataaatgctATCAAATAAACAACCGAAAACTGCCTGGTATTCAAATTGATACTAAATAAATTGCtggattacttttttttttccttctcaataATAACTTGCTGGACTACTTATGAGCATAAGTTgtcatttattttattcaaattggAAGACCGTAAGGCTTTCCAAACATTGAACTTGAACTCGTAACTTATTATGCAACAAATTTAAAGTGGGACAAATTATATAGTCTTTTGGTGGATcacgtcacttgtccaccatttcactaaaaatttctcacttgtttaaaattactgagttagtaatcagtttttattttaaataaaattttaacttagtAATTTTAAACATGTGAAAGTTTTTAAGTGGAATGATTGACTACGTCACATGTTCACCATGAGGaccttataattttttataaagtgGAGTTGAAAATCATTTAGTAGAGCTTTAAGAATAGCAAATCccacaaaacaagaaaaagagatgCACTCTCTCCATAaacaaaagatgaaaatgatATGAATGGAGATTGTTCTAAAGAAACACCCATGTCCACTGAATTCCATAATCATTTTGTCTTTGTTCTATCACATTTCAAATAAGTCCTTTTCATTTCACAAGATAGAGATTCCATTGTCACCATCCTCTTATTGTCATTGCATATGTCACTAGTGTGAAATCATTAATGTCATGTTGTTCTCAAGCCAATGTGAATCATATAAACTTATGCTAGACTTGGGCCTGGTCTTGAGCctactaaaaattattttcatgttGTCATGTTATAATAACATAAAGTCATGGGGCTGCAGTTATATGAAGTGCATGGAATACATGGTTGACACTTGGCAAAAAGGTGTAGTGTAAGATGGACAAGTGTGGTAGGCTAACTAAAAGGAATATGGCACCTGGCTTTCTAACCACCCACCACAAGAACTTGACCAGTTTATTAATAGTATTATAAACGCAACtctttttcacaacatttttatatttattaaagtGGTCGACTGTATCTGGTAGGCACAACTTTTTACATAAATCTATCATTTTTTCTTCCATTATTCATAATGAACCATTTTATCTGTAGCATTTGCACtattatttataagaaaaatgaatttaGAACAATGTGTCTTACACGAATCCTCTATTCTACTTTTTATATTCGGCTATATAATCTACCATGATTCTAGTCGGTGGCCATtccaattattatttatttttatccgATAAGTATTGAGCTCAATGTTCTTTATTGTCTGTGGGTTTGAGCTCAATGCTACATTTCATTTGCATAATTGTAACACCAGTGGCTTTGTTGTGGACAGCTTGTATTGGGTTTTAAGCAATCCCAATTTTTTCAAACCATGCGTAGAATCCATGAGCCCAAAAAAATAGGCGTTGTCTTGTTGTGTTGATGCAAGTTGCAATATCAAAAATTCAAACTGATTTCATTGGGCTTGAGTTGACTTCCACAATTTAGCCCATAATGAGTGGGGTCAAAATCCTACGTGTCTTCAGAGGTGAGATTAGTTTTTCTTGATGTCTAcgaatttcttattttattagaatttaaatttctttccctgccaaaaaaaaaaaaaaattataatttataaatctttataaaataataggGACGAAGTAATCCACCTCCACTTCTCTCCATTTTCCCaccttaattaattaaaaaaaaaaaaaaaaaaccttatttctAATCTTCCTAGAACCCTGTCTGACACACTCTAAGATAGTTAGTATAGAGTAGAGCCCCAatgcaaatgatttttttttcgaaGTTTTTATCTTAAAAATCACTCCTGGGACTTGGGAGTTGGGAGTATCATTTTAGTCGCGAATCCCAACATATATTTTGTCAAGAAAAATGCAAGCAAATTTGTATCCCCCAAAAACGCATTTTGCAAGTTCAGAGTTAATTTCCCTAGTTCATTTTTAATTAGTATCTAAAGTAAACCACCGTGATAGGTAATATCTTATTCATACTCTCACCAAACTAATCAATCTACAtatccatcaaaaaaataaaaataaaaataatcttctTAATCTGCCAAACCATGTAGCTTTTTCAAAATCAGAATGCAATACGACAAGCTCGTAGGCAGCATTCAAAtaattcaactaaaaaaaaaaaaaaaaagacagccAAACACTCTTATGATTTCCTCTCGAAATATCATTTGTATTTGAATGAAACCATTTTATAGTTCAAATTAAATAGTACAAATTTAAAAGTGTATACGTCTATATAccatttaagtaaaaaaaaaaaaaaacttttaatcatGGAATGAACTTTCTTCATTTAAAATGAtggttaaaagttaaaacaaagaGGATCTTAATTGCACATCTGTTTAACAAAACTAAGAAAATGATGATTATACAAGAAGTTCAAAACTTCAATGCATTATATCTATTTAgttccttaaaataaaaataaaaaaataaaaaactaatgtTCCTCACAATGAGACTATCTATTCTTCATCTTGTTAATCATAGAGAAAAATTCGAAAATGTCGTAGTTTGATGATACTGTCTAGGGTGAGGTTTAGCATTAGCTTTAAACTTTAGcttttatgtatagttttttaaaatctttttatttttctcattttttcaaattttttcaaagtacaagtatattttaacatactttcaacaaaaagttagaTAAAAAGTTCCTAAATAGATCAACTATTTGTAAGAAAATTTAGGTCAAATCCTCTTCCCTCATTTATTGTCTATTTGAACACAATTGTGTACCAAAAGTAACTATCCATATCACATTTTAAGAGTGAATTTAATACTTATGACTCAATTTCTCCatcatttggatttttttttttttttttggtttgtttttaaattgaaaagTCAGTCTCTTAGTATACTCAATTATTTgcgtataaaattaaaaaagaaattgaattgtGACTCTTTAAAGTTCTGCATAATTTTAAAGTCAATGATAGTGGCAGCAAAATTATTGGAGTTTTATAGTATTACTCAACAGAGTCTAAACGATTTAAACATAACACTTGTACCGGCAATAACTGAGATATCCCTACTCGTCATACTTGATTTTTAGATTCGAAAACGACAAATTCCTCGAATCCCAGTATTTCAGTCTCAAAGGATAATCTCGATCTCAAGTCAAACATTACGTTGTATAACATGCCTACAAGAAGATATGAAAAAGAACACGTGTCTGTCAATTTAGATTGCACCCAAGTAATACTAGTTCTTTGAAGATGTAATAAACAAGAGGAAAtttcttcttgtttctttaatttttgtccTCTGCCACGCCCATGAACCTACGAGAAGGTGTTGCATTATgcatatataatatgatataatagAGCTCACCtatttcttcttaaaaataatCCATACATTCCAAGATGTGGTCTTGCAGTTTTCATGGCCTCGTCAGGTCCAAAATGCTGTGAGTTTAAAACTTTTAGTCACTATCTTGAAATTAGTTGTAAAACAAGGACttgaaaaataatcaaatacttaaaaagtCTAAATACTCATGTTTAAGTCGAGCAATTTTCAAGCCTCATAAACTGCTTCGAGTTCAAGACTTTTAATCAGTATTTTAGGACTATTTTCAATTAGAGATGTTCTTATAATTACTTAATGTATGGAATATGAGTACTCGGAAATAATCAAATACCGAAAAATATCTAGATATTCatgtttcaaaaatatataaaaataagatcatatatataaatatatatatatatatatatatatatatatctgttgATAATAAAAAGAGCAAACAAAGGCAGTAGTTTGGTAGAACCTGGCGGTGGCGTAACTTCCTGGTACCTTCCTATCAGTTAACTCTCCCCAAAACAAAACTATCTCATACTATATTTTAAGTCCTGAATTGAAAAAAACAACTTGTTAAACACTTTTAAAGCCAAGTCAAATTTGCATATGCGTTTCTCAGaatcagaggaaaaaaaaattaaaaaattaaaaattaaagtaccATCCAGTTGGTGTGGACCATCTCATAACCAATCAAGCTTCAAAgattccccttttttttttcttagcctagCTATGTAAAACAACAAAAGCTAGTACACAAAAACAAACCAATCTTATCAGAACTCTAAGTCGTGACCCACCAACGTTTGTGATTTACTGCACCAACCTCAAAAGGGGTCCCACAAGTGACGGCTCTGATTGATGGGGTTCACTCAATTGGTCAATGTTGACCCAACAATGGACGGTTGAGATTGATGGGGTTGACAAATTGTGGACCCCACTTTTGTTACAAACTCCAGGTAGACTTCCTTTTGGTAAAAAtagtaaacacaaaattttgctGATATATAATATAGACAATAGACTCAGCTgagtttcattttcattttcaattcttCTCTTTGAAACATATGGATTGAGAACCCAAGTCAGAGGAGACAAAGGGTATCCAAGCAATATTGAATCTGGTGAGCATCTCACTCTATCACTTTCTTTGAGTTACTTCTCTTTCTAGGGTTCTATTGAGAAAAAAcgtatagctttttttttttaattttattattatcatggTACATGTTCATAATATCTTGAAGTTGTTCTTAATTAGCTCTTAACTCTTAGTTTGTAATCATGGGTATTGGCTAAATATTGAGATCCTTGATTTTCCTTCACTgaaatgtttgaattttggaAATTTGGGGTTATTTGATTGAATTACAAAAGGGATAAAATTGAGGCTTTTAAGTGATTAAGCTCAAACCTTATTTGAATTAGGTTTTGGATCTTATATTAGTCTTAAAATGGAAGAAAGATGACAGTTTTTGGTAATTAAGTTCAGTAACATGTTGAAGTTTGAGCCTTTATGGGGATACTTAGGATATTAACTTAAGCTAATCAATTGAATGAAGAAGCTTTTAATTTCTGTGAGTAAGTTGACTTCTAATGGAAAAAGGGTAGCTCGTAATCATTGGTAGGATCAACGTAATGATTTCATGACTGAGTTTCTGGGAGAAGGTTGGATCCTTATTATCCTACCATAAGTACATAAAGAAACTGAATGAATTTGGTCGAAAGAAATGGAATGATAATAAAGTCCTTACTCTAAATTGATTGAGAGAATGAATTGGGAGTCTAAATTTCTGAGTGAGATTGTGATTTCTGTGTAGAGTTAGATTGTCTATTTGATGCTTAAGGTTTTCTAGTTTTCTATCCTTCCCCTtcccatccccccccccccccccctctcaaAAAATGGGCAATCTTAATTGAGCAATATGATGGTGGTGGCagtgttttttctttctgaattttgaTTGCTATAGTCTAATTCATTGCAATATTCCAGCTGTGATAGGTGCAATTAGGATTGGAAATGGATCACAAAGAGATGCCATGTCCAACTGCAGACACCTGGGGAAAGTCTTTCCCTTCAGGGAATGAATTACTTAAGAATATCTCCTCCGATGACACACCTCTTACCAGTTCTCAGCGTTCTCAGCAGAAATGGGAGGATCCCTCCATGTTAGATTACAACGCTAGAATTGAACCACCTTTCCAAGATTTCAAGCAACGTTCTGAAACCCAATCTTCACTTCCTTGTAACCCTAATAATCATAATAAGGTTACAGATGAAGAAGATGTTCAGATGAATGGAACAATTCAAACAGAGAAAATCCAAGACTGGGATCCAAGAGCAATGCTAAATAATCTCACTTTCCTGGAGCAAAAGATACATCAGCTCCAGGATTTAGTGCATTTGATTGTTGGCAGGAGAAGCCAAGCCTTGGGGCGACCAGATGAACTTGTAGCTCAGCAAAAGCAGCTCATCACTGCTGATCTTACTTCAATTATTGTTCAGTTGATCTCTACTGCAGGTAGTCTTCTCCCATCTGTGAAGCCCCTTTCCGGCACTACTCCTACTGGACAGCTTGGACAGCTTGGTGGGCTCTTCTTGCCTTCCACAGTAGGCCTGAACGGCAGTGTTCAGCTGCAAAATAATAGTGGAAGCAAAGTTTCTGATCAGTCTAACCAGATGGATATAACTGTTAATTGTGGgaatgaacaaaattacaatatgGAAGAACATGAATCAAA is a genomic window of Quercus lobata isolate SW786 chromosome 2, ValleyOak3.0 Primary Assembly, whole genome shotgun sequence containing:
- the LOC115975416 gene encoding tetratricopeptide repeat domain-containing protein PYG7, chloroplastic isoform X2, producing MEFLTLKNSEKCVRNHLIIEDIEDGKRPLNWVSVFSFAQTFWLIHAQVAHASEKISTNAVYEIGELFELGIQLSYLLLLLGLLGAGTFFVIRQVLVRRELDLSAKELQEQVRSGDASATEYFELGAVMLRRKFYPAATKYLLQAIEKWDGDDQDRAQAYNALGVCYVRDGKLDKGIKQFETAVRIQPGYVTAWNNLGDAYEKKKEYNSALKAFEEVLLFDPNNKVARPRRDALKDRAKMYKGVSVKSKDR